In Leishmania donovani BPK282A1 complete genome, chromosome 28, the genomic stretch CTCTTCTCCAGGCAAAGACAGAAGTGGAGGCAGCCGGAGAAGTCTGTCAAAGGCCACGACAAGAGCATAAGACCAGAGAGAGCAGGTTAGGCATCCCTTATcagcacatacgcacacaagAGCGCAGAGGCCCTGCTGAGGTCTGCTGTCGAGCAGCTGTGTCTCTTTGATCGTCCTCCACACCCCCCATCGCTTGTTCCACTAAAGCAACTTGCAGAGAAACAGCATGCCCTTCACCTGCTCACCCTCTAGCGCCCCACACAGGGGGGACACACCTGCTGCAAGCGAAACGAAAAGGCGTACGTCTGCGGAAGCGGGGAAAGGAGtgtatacgtgtgtgtgtgtgtttgtggcGCTCCCTATTTTTCGCGTACCCTTtgcagccacacacacacacacacacagtgcaCGGGGGAGAAAAAGGAGCGAAAAAGACCAACGACAAGGCGGGCTGGGGAAAAGCAAAGCGTCAGGCTGAATGCGCGCAgcgagaagagaagcagcagacaGGACCTCTTGCACGCACGTGCCACATTTGCACCGCtgacgcgcaggcgcttAGAAGTAGCCGACAGACCAGTTGTAGCTACCCATCGGGCCGCCGTACTTCACGTAAGGGTGCATGAGGACgtcgtgcagcggcgggcgccAGACGTCGTTGTGGTAAAAGAACTTGCGGAACTCCGACGTGAGACCAACGTAGCCCTTGTCGATGAGGTTCTCCTTCTCGTAGCGGTAGCGCTTGTAGCCTGTAATGAAGCAGCGCAGGTTCACCTCGGCGGTCTGGTATGGGAGATGTGCGGCTTGGCGTTCCGCAAACTCAATCATCATCTCCATGTTGTAGCGCTCACGCTCTGGGCGCACCCACGCGCCAAAGATGGAGATGCCAGCGACGATGGCAATCACGGTGCGGCCCGTGAACCAGCGCTTACCATACACTGGGTACACACGAACAGCCGGGTACCCGCCAGGAATCACGCGCTCCTGACGGTAGGCCTGACCGCTAAACCACGTGTAAAACGCCTTTGTGTCCGTCGGAACGGGGTCACGCACCAACCGGCGAACTGTACTGCTCAACATGATGACGTAACAGAGATGTATAGTAAGCCGCTAACCTGCGCCCACACGAGGTGCGCACAacagaagagaaaaaaaactTCCGTTCCTATGATGGATGATGACGaggtgtgtgtttgtgtggtgAGGCTGTCTAGCTCGCCCCTGCTGCTACTGcaagtgctgctgctactaCTAGGGGAGTGAGGTCTTCTATACTAGGTTCTCCCCCTTGTTCGACAGCTTCTACGAGAAGGTGGTGGATGGGAGCAGTgactgcagctctgccgaTAAACGAGGTGCACGGCTACTGCAGGAATTATGAAAgccggagggggaggggctttTGCCGGGTGTGTTAGCGTGTGTGAGTAGGGTACGGTAGAgggggaaaagagagagcgcggaAGCAGTTCATTGACGACCAAAGCGTGCAAACCCGAAGGCGACGAATCAAAAAGAGGAGCGAGCCGGAAGTGCGGCAGCATTCACGCAGCAACGAGCGCGACCTGAACGAAGCATGAAACAAGGCAACAATTTCGGAAGCAGACAACAGGGGCATTCAGCTGCTCGGGTAGCAGTTGCTcctcgcgtgcgcggcggaaGGCGTGCACAAGCCTaaagagaagaggtgcaCACAAGTAGCACTCCATAGGCGCTTGCTACTGTTTTGTGTTCGTGCTTAcgtgatgtgtgtgtgtgtgtgtgagcgtgtgtaACCGAGGTGTTGAAGCAGACACGAAAAGGCACACTAGTGAatggaagagggagaaaggcgcctcttcccacccaccccacaccacaccacccccctctccgcctcgaTCGCGCGAGGACCGaaagcgctgcggcgtcacACACCAGCAAAAGAGTACGACTGC encodes the following:
- a CDS encoding NADH dehydrogenase subunit NB6M, putative; translated protein: MLSSTVRRLVRDPVPTDTKAFYTWFSGQAYRQERVIPGGYPAVRVYPVYGKRWFTGRTVIAIVAGISIFGAWVRPERERYNMEMMIEFAERQAAHLPYQTAEVNLRCFITGYKRYRYEKENLIDKGYVGLTSEFRKFFYHNDVWRPPLHDVLMHPYVKYGGPMGSYNWSVGYF